One Jaculus jaculus isolate mJacJac1 chromosome 4, mJacJac1.mat.Y.cur, whole genome shotgun sequence genomic window, TATTGGGTCTAACTTTTATTCATCTCTTAAACCTATATTTAGTTCACAGCATATGTCTGAAAGGTTTAGAGCCATGACAACTTCAGTATGTATGCAGGTTTTGCTCCAGAGTTTAAAACAGTGCCTGGAACTGTGTAAGTTTTCAGTGAGTATCATTTGAATTAAATTAAGGATATTTCAACATGATATCACCACAAAAGACTGGATCTAGAGTCAGGCAAAGTCCTACTTCCATTTCTACTTCTTAGACTTCCTACTATAGACAAAGCATTGCTATCTCTCTACAAAAATTCATCACACACCCTTGTCAGGAAAAGACCCTTGGAAAAATCCATGAAAAACTAGgatcaaaaggggaaaaaataagcaaCTCTAAACATATTATTAACCTCACATTCTAtctccctgttgcagtccggttcgcattgctggtagaaatcacccaacaagagtagcttctgggaaaaagaggtttatttggcttacaggctcaaggggaagcttcacgatggcaggggaaaacgatggcatcaccccctggccagcataagatggaccacagcaacaggagggtgtgccaaacactggcatggggaaactggctataaagcccataagcccatccccaacaatacactcccttcaggaggcattaattcccaaatatccatcagctggggagctagcattcagaacacctaagtttatgggggacacctgaatcaaaccaccacactccccttTAAACACAAATATTgtttggcatggtgacacatgcatttaatcccagcacctgggaggaaggggtaggaggatcactatgagttcagtggcagcctgggactacagagtgagttcctggtcagcctagactagagtgagaccctgcttcaaagaaaaaaacacacaaagcacTAAAACCACAAATAGTCTCTTTATAGCTCTCTGCAATTCTTCATTCACTAAAAGAACTGTTTGTTCACTGAAATTACAGTAAAATAATTGTATGATGTCACGTAGTAAAAACATAACTTTGTGGGGCCTACTGCTAAGGTTTCTTCCAAGACTGAGGCTCCAAGTTACAGTTTTCCTATtaaataatcaagaaaaaaaaataagacagtttTCACTGATGGATGGCCTCCTGAGGTTTTTTCACATTTTCCATCCACACACCAACGGAGTTGCTGATTTGGAATGTCCCAGCTGACTCCACCTGTCAAGTCTCTGCTTCTTGCCTCAAGCAGCCTGTGGACTGATGAACTGCAGATAGAGTTATTGTCTTGATCAATTGTCATCACAACTTATGATCACCCACTTAATTTAGGTGCTACAGAAAACTGATGGAAGAGATGCTATGCACTTGCTGTTGAAATTTTTCCACCATCTCTCTCAGTTTCACACAGAGGACTCTGGGTCAGGGGGACCGAGCTTCACAGGAGCTGCTCCTGCCCCAGAATGCCACTGTCCCTGGCCCTCAAACTAGCATCTCTTTAATAAGCCAATAGGAAGAGCTTAAGAAGGAACCCTTAAAATGAactcctttggggctggagagatgggtgggtggttaaaggtgcttgtttgcaaagtcagaGAGCCTGAGACTCCACTCCCCagtagtacccacaaaaagtcaaatgcacaaagtggcagacaCTTgaggagttcatgtgcagtggcaagggacATGGATGTGCCCATTACCCCCCcccatgtgcacgcacacacacacacctatacacactTTATCTGGCtgcctgtctctcataaataaaaaatgaaaatgccttTTTTTATATAAGCATATTGTCAACCAGAGGCTGAAAGAATTCTTTTCATTCAGCATCccagttctccagccccctgggaaCTCTGCTTGCATACAAGGGATACCATAAATGTCTCCAGTCCCCCATATCTGGGAAAAGAATAATTTTTGGGTGCCAgaattaatgttttttaaaaaacacatgggGCATCATTTTTCTACTTCTAAATATAAATTCATATAGACAacacagaattattttttttaatttttgtagtcagtgaatacagtcaagttggtaccccattgctagcctcctccctgccctaccccctccacagggaccctccttgttggggtatatgggccgtgcattgtggggtaggaggaaatgtctctgcatgtcataaCCCAATGGACAACACAGAATTCTTCCCTTGAGAGTATTCAAAAGATTTATAAGCAGATAAGAGTGCTAAAGATAGTGATGTTATTCATGCCAAGCTCACTTGAGAAGGAAGTAAACATTGTCATGTGAGATCCTCCAGGGTAACTAGATGGAAAGTAAGCAGGAGAGGTGATGCATATAAAAGGCTCACCCAGGAGAAGGAGGCATCACaccatcctctcctctcctaaCACTCTCTCCTCACCTCGCCTGAGTCCTCTCTACTGACACCATGGGTTGCTGTGGCTGTGGAGGCTGTGGTGGCTGCGGGGGCTGCGGCTGTGGCAGCTGTGGAGGCTGTGGCTGTGGCAGCTGTGGCTGTGGCAGCTGTGGCTGTGGCAGCTGTGGCTGTGGCAGCTGTGGCGGATGTGGTGGTTGTGGCGGCTGCTGCGGCTGCTGTGGCTGCTGTGGCTGCTGCGGCTGCTGCTGCCCCACGGTCTGCTGCTGCCGTCACACCTGCTGCCGCTCCTGTGGCTGTGGTAAAGGCTGCGGCTGCGGGAAGGGCTGCTGCCAGCAGAAGTGCTGCTGCCAGAAGCAATGCTGCTGCTAGGCATATTTCTTGTGTCCTTCTCTGAGGGCTTCTTCATTCCACCCTGTTTGTTCCCTGCTGTCCCGCTACCACATGGGCTCTATGGTGCATCCATCTTTGACTCCAGAGCTCATCTTTAAGGGAGTTGCATGGGCATCTCACACAGTGCCATCTGGGAGATAAGACAGAAATCTCCCCCTTGCCCTGTGCGGGCTGCTCCTGGAGGCATCACGCCTGGATCTGCCCCTGGGCAAGACTTGGGATATAGAGGAAGTCTTTTAAGCTGCTCCTTGCCAGCTGACCCCGTTGTGTGAGCGTGGGCATGTCAGCCTTTCCTGTGGACTCTTGGTTTTGcacctccttctttctgttttgtgaGGTTCAAGCCCTCTGGGCTGACAAGTGTCTAAACCAACTGGAGTCAAATTCAAGCAAGTAAGTATCTCTCAGCACCTACATGTCTGGCCAATGGGATCTTGGATTAAAAGGAACTCAGGCCAGTGGGGCCAGATTGTCAATATCTGACCACCACTGTGTGTTTGTGGATTTTGTCTACCAAtatctgtctttcctctctgtgAGCACATTGCCTTCCTGTTTTCTCTGTTGGCATGTATTCTATTTACTATCTACAATATTCTCAATATATAATAAACTAAATTGTGCTTAAAATCCTGTCTCACTAAAGCTTCTTGTTTGATGGGTTCTTCTGGGGAAGAACATattgaggagggaggaaagaaacctCCTCGAATTGCTGGAATTTACTGTGACCTTAAACCAGTGAAAGATccataaaataaacatacagtacacacacacgcagacacacacacacatgcccacgtGCGCGTGCACACTATTCACTGCCATATATACAATAGACTAAGAAAAACCTAAATCACTCATCCATTAATAGGTCCAGATTAAATGATTTATCCACACAAGGGGATATTGCATAAATGTCTAAAAGAATGAGTCAGATTTCTATGAGCTGAGAAGGAATGAGTCAAGATCTAGGAAACATTTAGAACcaaactagagggctggagaaatggcttagcagttaaggcatttgcctgcaaaacctaaggacccaggtttgattctccaggtcccacataagccagatgcataagagagggcctggcatctctctctctctctctctctctctctctctctgtctcaaataaaaacaaaactttagaaCTGAACTAGAATGTGTATGACAAATATAAATACCTAAAAAACTAAAACACACAGTCATGGGAAAAGTTATCTATGAGATATGAGATACACCTGAAATATtgtaagcaacaaaaaaaatcaagattaagGATGAGTTCATGAAGAAGGCATTTCAGCTTGAGCTCTTGGAAGTCCTCTAGTTCTCAAATGGCATGAACATCACCACCATGCATTGCGTTGATCCAGTGACATCACTACCAAGCCCTTAGCCAGGGAGAAAGGAGCTCCTGCCCCTTCTGAGTGCCCTCCAGGTACTCACAGCATCACTGGGGGTGAGGGAAAAACTCGGGGGCAGGGGAGCAGTGTAGATAGTTTTCCAATGGTTTCCTTCACTGTCATgttgggtgcatgcatctgacttGCAATTAGCCCAAGTTCTAAATATTCCAGGGATTCTCTGGGACAGCAGCCTTCAG contains:
- the LOC123460061 gene encoding keratin-associated protein 5-2-like; translation: MGCCGCGGCGGCGGCGCGSCGGCGCGSCGCGSCGCGSCGCGSCGGCGGCGGCCGCCGCCGCCGCCCPTVCCCRHTCCRSCGCGKGCGCGKGCCQQKCCCQKQCCC